From Acanthopagrus latus isolate v.2019 chromosome 22, fAcaLat1.1, whole genome shotgun sequence, the proteins below share one genomic window:
- the LOC119012757 gene encoding serine/threonine-protein kinase PAK 6-like isoform X1 — translation MVNVCVCILSVCVCVCVCVCETGPCIMSSQRRRSSSSEHAASCCLPQVSSSPCCCCVAVAMLRRSKKRRRPEISAPRDFQHRVHTSFDAATGRYVGLPPQWQSVIDTLRRPRPLVDPSRVTEVELRKTIVRGSFIGHGDYISHVISEMTRLSVTSSNSLRRSSPSARKRAQSLGRLGELAEDDSYQYEELNQRGAKTGGSSTYWQDRIRQVRSESGSPKLNGALSRAKSFCEVGTLSEATPTTPVTPPRAGGMDSPGGHYAHSEGAGLRQRPTSCHHNLQSVDPSSRAHLRLKAPVSKLPDLLSTSRETPRRPHSSYDLKLTSPSSPLLLPPPNSTSSPLVPGRGLPQRSLRPSSFNTGLAPKPPPPQNQGPLRPSPTGSPGHAPSHICSSSPQQMGPGGGGKVTHEQFKAALQMVVDPGDPRMTLENFVKIGEGSTGVVCLARERHSGRQVAVKMMDLRKQQRRELLFNEVVIMRDYRHLNVVEMYRSALVEEELWVIMEYLQGGALTHIISETRLNEEQTATVCEGVLQALSYLHSQGVIHRDIKSDSILLTLDGRIKLSDFGFCAQISKDVPKRKSLVGTPYWMAPEVISKRPYGTEVDVWSLGIMVVEMVDGEPPYFSDTPITAMKKLRDEAAPSVKNLHRVSPVLKDFLGCMLTRDTKQRSSASDLLEHPFLLQAGSPHCLVPLVEQHRKRMSLC, via the exons atggtgaatgtgtgtgtgtgtattctcagtgtgtgtgtgtgtgtgtgtgtgtgtgtgtgtgagactggaCCTTGCATCATGTCCAGTCAGCGGCGGCGTTCCTCCAGCTCTGAGcatgctgcttcctgttgtctACCTCAGGTCTCATCATCACCCTGTTGTTGCTGCGTTGCTGTGGCGATGCTGCGCCGTAGTAAGAAGAGGCGCCGGCCGGAGATCTCGGCACCGCGAGACTTCCAGCACCGCGTCCACACGTCTTTCGACGCCGCTACAGGACGCTACGTTGGTCTGCCGCCACAGTGGCAGAGCGTGATCGACACACTGAGGAGGCCACGCCCCCTGGTGGACCCCTCCAGGGTCACTGAGGTCGAGCTCAGGAAG ACGATTGTTCGGGGCAGTTTCATCGGTCATGGCGACTACATCTCTCATGTGATCTCAGAGATGACCCGTCTGTCCGTCACCAGCTCCAACTCTCTGCGCCGCAGCAGCCCATCAGCACGGAAACGGGCTCAGTCACTGGGCCGGCTGGGAGAGCTGGCGGAGGACGACTCGTACCAGTACGAGGAGCTGAATCAACGAGGTGCGAAGACGGGCGGGAGCTCCACCTACTGGCAGGACCGGATCCGACAGGTGCGCAGCGAGAGCGGCAGCCCCAAACTGAACGGAGCTCTGTCCAGAGCCAAGTCCTTCTGTGAGGTGGGCACTCTGTCTGAGGCCACGCCCACCACACCTGTCACACCGCCGAGGGCAGGTGGGATGGACTCGCCAGGTGGGCATTATGCTCACAGTGAGGGGGCGGGGCTAAGACAGAGACCAACTTCCTGTCACCACAACCTGCAGAGTGTAGAtcccagcagcagagctcaCCTGAGACTGAAAGCACCTGTCAGTAAGCTGCCAGACCTGCTGTCGACCTCCAGAGAAACTCCCAGAAGGCCACACTCCTCCTATGACCTCAAG CtgacctccccctcctcccccctcctgctgCCCCCCCCTAACAGCACCAGCAGCCCGCTGGTACCAGGTCGAGGGTTACCTCAGCGCTCGCTCCGTCCCTCCAGCTTCAACACTGGATTAGCTCCaaaacccccacccccccagaATCAGGGGCCCCTTCGCCCCTCCCCCACGGGCTCCCCCGGACACGCCCCCTCCCacatctgctcctcctccccccaacAGATGGGACCTGGCGGCGGCGGGAAGGTGACTCACGAGCAGTTTAAGGCGGCGCTGCAGATGGTGGTGGACCCAGGTGACCCGAGGATGACTCTGGAGAACTTTGTGAAGATCGGGGAGGGGTCGACAGGTGTGGTGTGCCTCGCCCGGGAGCGACACAGCGGGCGACAGGTGGCGGTGAAGATGATGGACCTGAGGAAGCAGCAGCGCCGCGAGCTGCTGTTCAACGAG GTGGTGATCATGAGGGACTACCGGCACCTGAACGTGGTGGAGATGTACCGCAGCGctctggtggaggaggagctgtgggtCATCATGGAGTACCTGCAGGGCGgcgctctcacacacatcatcagTGAGACCAG gctgaacGAGGAGCAGACAGCGACAGTGTGTGAAGGCGTCCTGCAGGCATTGTCCTACCTGCACTCACAGGGAGTCATTCACCGAGACATCAAGAGCGACTCCATCTTGCTCACACTGGACGGgagg atCAAGCTGTCAGACTTTGGTTTCTGTGCTCAGATCAGTAAGGACGTCCCAAAGAGGAAGTCTCTGGTGGGGACTCCGTACTGGATGGCTCCTGAGGTGATCTCTAAACGGCCGTATGGGACGGAG GTGGACGTCTGGTCTCTGGGCATCATGGTGGTGGAGATGGTGGACGGAGAGCCGCCTTATTTCAGCGACACACCCATCACGGCCATGAAGAAGCTGAGAGACGAGGCAGCGCCGAGTGTGAAGAACCTCCACCGG GTGTCTCCTGTGTTGAAGGACTTCCTGGGCTGCATGCTGACTCGTGACACTAAGCAGCGCTCGAGTGCCTCCGACCTGCTGGAGCACCCGTTCCTGCTGCAGGCTGGCTCGCCACACTGCCTGGTGCCCCTGGTGGAGCAGCACCGCAAACGCATGTCGCTCTGCTGA
- the LOC119012757 gene encoding serine/threonine-protein kinase PAK 6-like isoform X2, producing MLRRSKKRRRPEISAPRDFQHRVHTSFDAATGRYVGLPPQWQSVIDTLRRPRPLVDPSRVTEVELRKTIVRGSFIGHGDYISHVISEMTRLSVTSSNSLRRSSPSARKRAQSLGRLGELAEDDSYQYEELNQRGAKTGGSSTYWQDRIRQVRSESGSPKLNGALSRAKSFCEVGTLSEATPTTPVTPPRAGGMDSPGGHYAHSEGAGLRQRPTSCHHNLQSVDPSSRAHLRLKAPVSKLPDLLSTSRETPRRPHSSYDLKLTSPSSPLLLPPPNSTSSPLVPGRGLPQRSLRPSSFNTGLAPKPPPPQNQGPLRPSPTGSPGHAPSHICSSSPQQMGPGGGGKVTHEQFKAALQMVVDPGDPRMTLENFVKIGEGSTGVVCLARERHSGRQVAVKMMDLRKQQRRELLFNEVVIMRDYRHLNVVEMYRSALVEEELWVIMEYLQGGALTHIISETRLNEEQTATVCEGVLQALSYLHSQGVIHRDIKSDSILLTLDGRIKLSDFGFCAQISKDVPKRKSLVGTPYWMAPEVISKRPYGTEVDVWSLGIMVVEMVDGEPPYFSDTPITAMKKLRDEAAPSVKNLHRVSPVLKDFLGCMLTRDTKQRSSASDLLEHPFLLQAGSPHCLVPLVEQHRKRMSLC from the exons ATGCTGCGCCGTAGTAAGAAGAGGCGCCGGCCGGAGATCTCGGCACCGCGAGACTTCCAGCACCGCGTCCACACGTCTTTCGACGCCGCTACAGGACGCTACGTTGGTCTGCCGCCACAGTGGCAGAGCGTGATCGACACACTGAGGAGGCCACGCCCCCTGGTGGACCCCTCCAGGGTCACTGAGGTCGAGCTCAGGAAG ACGATTGTTCGGGGCAGTTTCATCGGTCATGGCGACTACATCTCTCATGTGATCTCAGAGATGACCCGTCTGTCCGTCACCAGCTCCAACTCTCTGCGCCGCAGCAGCCCATCAGCACGGAAACGGGCTCAGTCACTGGGCCGGCTGGGAGAGCTGGCGGAGGACGACTCGTACCAGTACGAGGAGCTGAATCAACGAGGTGCGAAGACGGGCGGGAGCTCCACCTACTGGCAGGACCGGATCCGACAGGTGCGCAGCGAGAGCGGCAGCCCCAAACTGAACGGAGCTCTGTCCAGAGCCAAGTCCTTCTGTGAGGTGGGCACTCTGTCTGAGGCCACGCCCACCACACCTGTCACACCGCCGAGGGCAGGTGGGATGGACTCGCCAGGTGGGCATTATGCTCACAGTGAGGGGGCGGGGCTAAGACAGAGACCAACTTCCTGTCACCACAACCTGCAGAGTGTAGAtcccagcagcagagctcaCCTGAGACTGAAAGCACCTGTCAGTAAGCTGCCAGACCTGCTGTCGACCTCCAGAGAAACTCCCAGAAGGCCACACTCCTCCTATGACCTCAAG CtgacctccccctcctcccccctcctgctgCCCCCCCCTAACAGCACCAGCAGCCCGCTGGTACCAGGTCGAGGGTTACCTCAGCGCTCGCTCCGTCCCTCCAGCTTCAACACTGGATTAGCTCCaaaacccccacccccccagaATCAGGGGCCCCTTCGCCCCTCCCCCACGGGCTCCCCCGGACACGCCCCCTCCCacatctgctcctcctccccccaacAGATGGGACCTGGCGGCGGCGGGAAGGTGACTCACGAGCAGTTTAAGGCGGCGCTGCAGATGGTGGTGGACCCAGGTGACCCGAGGATGACTCTGGAGAACTTTGTGAAGATCGGGGAGGGGTCGACAGGTGTGGTGTGCCTCGCCCGGGAGCGACACAGCGGGCGACAGGTGGCGGTGAAGATGATGGACCTGAGGAAGCAGCAGCGCCGCGAGCTGCTGTTCAACGAG GTGGTGATCATGAGGGACTACCGGCACCTGAACGTGGTGGAGATGTACCGCAGCGctctggtggaggaggagctgtgggtCATCATGGAGTACCTGCAGGGCGgcgctctcacacacatcatcagTGAGACCAG gctgaacGAGGAGCAGACAGCGACAGTGTGTGAAGGCGTCCTGCAGGCATTGTCCTACCTGCACTCACAGGGAGTCATTCACCGAGACATCAAGAGCGACTCCATCTTGCTCACACTGGACGGgagg atCAAGCTGTCAGACTTTGGTTTCTGTGCTCAGATCAGTAAGGACGTCCCAAAGAGGAAGTCTCTGGTGGGGACTCCGTACTGGATGGCTCCTGAGGTGATCTCTAAACGGCCGTATGGGACGGAG GTGGACGTCTGGTCTCTGGGCATCATGGTGGTGGAGATGGTGGACGGAGAGCCGCCTTATTTCAGCGACACACCCATCACGGCCATGAAGAAGCTGAGAGACGAGGCAGCGCCGAGTGTGAAGAACCTCCACCGG GTGTCTCCTGTGTTGAAGGACTTCCTGGGCTGCATGCTGACTCGTGACACTAAGCAGCGCTCGAGTGCCTCCGACCTGCTGGAGCACCCGTTCCTGCTGCAGGCTGGCTCGCCACACTGCCTGGTGCCCCTGGTGGAGCAGCACCGCAAACGCATGTCGCTCTGCTGA
- the LOC119012800 gene encoding uncharacterized protein LOC119012800, with amino-acid sequence MFTLPAVQMNPRPWMTLAFLLLARSSLGDVDQNWLTGIIRGIRTEYQINGQFCLAANIPVKLKPKDLHQVLKNDRYIGNVEDTLNDGVYKGNNVVIARPAGPVHAEPQVLTNLHGLIGDTQDKLLLIYSYLSPCDKKCTDPKNKFNIIKTIKENVLPYWRNVAFVFTKVFDDPESSSGPDKMALRESLERLGDSGINLQNIFRCDKIGENFQCLSCSSEGSVSDVCVDNNFVPGQGGSSSWIRDRINTSRIRDRSSSRGRYNTGPKKQRNRTHRVSSSGDRYNTGPKKQRNRTHRVSSSGDRYNTGPKKQRNRTHRVSSSGDRYNTGPKKQRNRTRSSSSRGPSPRRNRSSTKRSSRRSSRSRMRG; translated from the exons atgttcacCCTGCCTGCTGTGCAGATGAATCCTCGTCCCTGGATGACGCTGGCGTTCCTGCTGTTGGCTCGCTCCAGTTTGGGTGATGTGGACCAGAACTGGCTGACTGGtatcatcagaggaatcaggACAGA GTACCAAATAAACGGACAGTTCTGTCTGGCTGCAAACATCCCAGTGAAACTCAAACCAAAAGACCTTCATCAAGTCCTCAAGAACGACCGCTACATAGGAAATGTTGAGGACACTCTTAACGACGGTGTTTACAAAGGCAACAATGTGGTCATTGCTAGACCTGCAGGACCGGTACATGCAGAACCTCAAGTTCTGACAAACTTACATGGATTGATCGGCGACACTCAGGATAAACTCCTGCTCATCTACTCCTACCTCTCCCCGTGTGACAAAAAGTGTACAGacccaaaaaataaattcaacatcatcaaaacaattaaagaaaacGTCCTTCCGTATTGGAGAAATGTTGCCTTCGTGTTTACAAAAGTCTTTGATGACCCCGAATCTAGTTCTGGTCCTGACAAAATGGCCTTGAGAGAATCACTGGAACGGCTCGGGGATTCTGGGATCAATCTCCAAAACATTTTCCGCTGTGACAAAATAGGAGAAAACTTTCAGTGCCTTAGTTGCTCATCAGAGGGGTCAGTTTCAGACGTTTGTGTTGATAACAACTTTGTACCTGGAcagggaggaagcagcagctggatCAGGGACAGAATCAACACCAGTCGAATCAgggacagaagcagcagcaggggccGATACAACACCGGtccaaagaaacaaaggaaCAGAACTCATAGAGTGAGCAGCAGCGGGGACCGATACAACACCGGtccaaagaaacaaaggaaCAGAACTCATAGAGTGAGCAGCAGCGGGGACCGATACAACACCGGtccaaagaaacaaaggaaCAGAACTCATAGAGTGAGCAGCAGCGGGGACCGATACAACACCGGtccaaagaaacaaaggaaCAGAACTCGTAGTTCAAGCAGCAGAGGTCCAAGTCCAAGAAGAAACCGCAGCAGCACTAAAAGAAGCAGTAGAAGAAGCAGTAGGAGCAGGATGAGGGGTTAG
- the LOC119012770 gene encoding kunitz-type protease inhibitor 1-like translates to MPSSSSSSSSSPLLLLLLLLPLMRPAASAEEDAVCGSGTFRSGQENFVLDAEDAVKAGAAMVATAHVQLEEECERACCEDSRCNLALLEPRVNGNCTCVLFNCVHRNRFVCRFVNKVGYRSYIRNSVYLKHLQGPRGDQAPPIAIAGRDVVIQPGKTVLLSGVESMALGDARITNYQWSLQSGPDGVKMEKTNLPDQVRLSNLQPGKYVFQLTVTDSNSQSHATKVTVLVLSPEQSSLFCRAPVKVGPCRAAFPRWHYDAGTGECEQFVFGGCNPNDNNFLSKNECVSACSGVTVSTERSILPDGEECDVACAPAQLICDNGCCVDRSLECDGVKHCSDGSDELHCTKLNQTLTRLLNIDVNLKKARCAEPPHTGPCRASFPRWYYDPMNKKCFTFTFGGCEANANNFEDQETCREACRGVTENNVFFKGLFDRFETEEESDSGNIALAVFLSVAILALLAILTYCFLKSRKKRSHRPVATGPAHVTLSEQDTLVYNSTTKPI, encoded by the exons AtgccttcatcctcctcttcctcctcttcctcccccctcctcctcctcctcctcctcctgccgctGATGCGGCCTGCCGCCTCAGCGGAAGAGGACGCGGTCTGCGGCAGCGGAACTTTCCGCTCCGGTCAGGAGAACTTCGTACTGGACGCTGAGGACGCAGTGAAGGCGGGAGCGGCGATGGTGGCCACTGCGCATGTGCAGTTGGAGGAGGAGTGTGAGCGCGCGTGCTGCGAGGATTCGCGCTGCAACCTGGCGCTTCTGGAGCCGCGCGTCAACGGAAACTGCACGTGCGTCCTCTTCAACTGCGTGCACAGGAACCGCTTCGTGTGCAGGTTCGTGAACAAGGTCGGGTACCGAAGCTACATCCGGAATTCTGTTTACCTGAAACACCTGCAGGGACCACGAG GTGACCAGGCTCCGCCCATCGCCATCGCAGGTCGTGATGTGGTCATCCAGCCTGGGAAGACGGTGCTGCTCAGCGGCGTCGAGAGCATGGCGCTGGGCGACGCCCGCATCACCAACTACCAGTGGAGTCTGCAGAGTGGACCTGATGGCGTCAAGATGGAG AAGACAAATCTACCGGACCAGGTGAGACTTTCCAACCTGCAGCCCGGCAAGTACGTCTTTCAGCTGACTGTCACCGACTccaacagccaatcacacgCCACCAAGGTCACTGTCCTCGTCCTCAGCCCGGAGCAATCCAGCT tgttctgtcgGGCTCCAGTGAAGGTCGGCCCGTGTCGCGCCGCCTTTCCTCGCTGGCATTACGATGCCGGCACGGGCGAGTGtgagcagtttgtgtttggagGCTGTAATCCAAACGACAACAACTTCCTGTCCAAGAacgagtgtgtgtctgcctgcagcGGAGTCACAG TGTCAACAGAGAGGAGCATCCTGCCTGATGGTG aggagTGTGATGTGGCTTGTGCTCCTGCTCAGCTGATCTGTGATAACGGCTGCTGTGTGGACAGAAGTCTGGAGTGTGACGGCGTGAAGCACTGCAGCGACGGGTCGGACGAGCTCCACTGCAccaaat tgaatCAGACCCTCACCCGCCTGTTGAACATCGATGTGAACCTGAAGAAAG ctcggTGTGCGGAGCCCCCCCACACCGGACCGTGTCGGGCCAGCTTCCCCCGCTGGTACTACGACCCAATGAATAAGAAAtgcttcaccttcaccttcgGCGGCTGTGAGGCCAACGCCAACAACTTCGAGGACCAGGAGACATGCAGAGAGGCGTGCCGCGGAGTCACcg agaacaatgtgtttttcaaagggTTGTTTGATCGTTttgagacggaggaggagagcgacTCAG gtAACATAGCTCTGGCTGTCTTCCTGTCGGTGGCCATCTTGGCTCTGTTGGCGATCCTCACCTACTGCTTCCTCAAGTCCAGGAAGAAGCGCTCCCATAGGCCCGTTGCCACAGGCCCCGCCCACGTGACGCTGTCGGAGCAGGACACGCTCGTGTACAACAGCACCACCAAACCaatatga